From the Lathyrus oleraceus cultivar Zhongwan6 chromosome 4, CAAS_Psat_ZW6_1.0, whole genome shotgun sequence genome, one window contains:
- the LOC127137119 gene encoding CDT1-like protein a, chloroplastic, whose protein sequence is MLQQHSSPRTIKKKLIRKALDMICKLAEEDPDESTDKEKKEESSSEVDKKSLSVKPDLKITLVFEVVKDHSEQSADIALRRLFNSRLINFFNLHPQVTKIPQSRLPEPFSQEACNLAFNEGPADFAAELSSTSNEVVEQLNNLHLTPSFKRRFYQRNATEQTVQTKQVQSFSSSETSLSSDESDSLDNQESESSWQRECTPLSDCESNPNAESGKQKESLAMSFQANVINTPSEHKISSPRFVSRCNSESPDLKIVSCADSLLTQTPALSAPERLVLGSDVKPQKMTAQKSMSGFKPAKRALDFTLTEGNGDFDYRADMLESSKAMPESEYCKSFDSVSLPREIQENLCYSFEKINQNQISLDASDDNPPSLVELVNVIDSIFSSAKTNEITKEELLQKIMVNCSDFVKATEKKSKKQRSSKSQSTGQAKGLLKNVTLQQSKNSESEKPNYSHQEVSDLTTNISESIIKILVENDSKSFSPVASQNTELPAGRAWKPAPGFKAKSLLEIQHEEQKKARTEMPVIEVATTVNSHSVTTPWVGVVANPDSIKVSSQNH, encoded by the exons ATGCTTCAACAACACAGTAGTCCGAGGACAATAAAAAAGAAACTTATTAGGAAAGCCCTTGATATGATCTGTAAGCTTGCTGAAGAGGATCCTGATGAGTCCACTgacaaagaaaagaaagaagagTCGTCTTCTGAAGTTGATAAGAAGAGCTTGTCTGTGAAGCCGGATTTGAAGATCACCTTGGTTTTCGAAGTTGTAAAAGATCACTCTGAACAGTCTGCAGATATAGCTCTTAGACGACTTTTTAATTCCAGGCTGATTAATTTCTTTAATCTGCACCCTCAGGTTACTAAGATTCCACAGTCCAGACTACCAGAGCCCTTTAGCCAAGAAGCTTGTAATTTGGCTTTCAATGAAGGGCCTGCAGATTTTGCAGCAGAACTTTCATCAACTTCCAATGAAGTTGTAGAGCAGCTGAACAACTTACATTTGACTCCATCTTTTAAAAGACGATTTTATCAGAGGAATGCTACTGAACAGACGGTCCAGACTAAGCAAGTTCAAAGCTTTTCATCATCCGAAACCTCTCTGTCATCAGATGAATCTGACTCCCTAGACAACCAAGAAAGTGAAAGCTCATGGCAGAGAGAATGTACACCATTGTCTGATTGTGAGAGTAATCCTAATGCAGAAAGTGGCAAGCAGAAGGAATCATTGGCAATGTCTTTTCAGGCAAATGTTATTAATACACCATCAGAACATAAGATATCCTCTCCGCGTTTTGTTAGCCGCTGTAATTCTGAAAGCCCTGATTTAAAAATTGTCTCTTGTGCTGATAGTTTGTTGACACAGACACCTGCTCTGTCAGCACCTGAGAGATTGGTGCTTGGCTCTGATGTTAAGCCTCAGAAAATGACTGCTCAAAAGTCTATGTCAGGCTTTAAGCCCGCAAAAAGAGCGCTTGACTTTACACTCACAGAAGGCAATGGTGATTTCGATTATAGAGCAGACATGTTAGAATCTAGCAAAGCTATGCCTGAATCTGAGTATTGCAAATCTTTTGATTCTGTTTCCCTGCCTCGAGAGATACAAGAGAATCTTTGTTATTCCTTTGAGAAaatcaaccaaaatcaaattagTTTGGATGCATCAGATGACAATCCTCCATCATTAGTGGAACTAGTTAATGTGATTGACTCTATATTTAGCTCTGCCAAAACAAATGAAATCACAAAAGAGGAGCTCCTGCAAAAGATAATGGTTAACTGTTCAGATTTTGTTAAGGCTACTGAGAAGAAATCAAAGAAGCAAAGATCTTCCAAATCCCAATCTACCGGTCAAGCGAAGGGATTGCTAAAAAATGTAACTCTGCAGCAGTCGAAGAATTCAGAATCTGAAAAGCCAAATTATA GTCATCAAGAAGTTAGTGACCTCACTACTAATATTTCAGAAAGCATCATTAAAATACTTGTTGAGAATGACTCAAAGTCATTTAGTCCTGTTGCCTCCCAGAATACTGAATTGCCTGCAGGGAGAGCTTGGAAGCCTGCTCCTGGTTTCAAGGCGAAGTCTCTATTAGAAATCCAACATGAAGAGCAGAAAAAGGCACGGACAGAGATGCCTGTAATTGAGGTTGCTACTACCGTCAATTCCCACAGTGTGACTACTCCCTGGGTTGGAGTTGTGGCCAATCCAGACTCTATCAAGGTGTCCAGTCAAAATCATTGA